The genomic region CTATACAACGATTATTCCAGAAGCTGGCAAgatatatgaaatgaaatgaatgcaGAACCCTGTTTAGGAAAAGAATAACAGCTAGAGGTAGAGAGTTTCTTGGCGATGCCTCGAAAGTTgtccatataaaaaattttatactgaTTAACTTCATAAAGAGCACAGGGTGGTTCAGTTAGAACATAATATTAGTGCCGTTTTGAGATTTTAGTTCTTCTAATGGTTTCACAATGGGATTCCCAAAAGCCTGGACGCATCGTCAGACATCAACACTACCTGCCTTCCTGGCTTAGCAATTTGGGCTGGCGGAAGACTACACTAAAACAAGATTTTTAGACATAACTTAGCCTACCAAAAAATAATCTAGACaatataatttaagaaaaatctttcccaatatttataaatttaggaCCATACTGAAAGAATTTATAGAAATACTATATTTGATTACAAATACCTCAACTTTCTCTATAACAGAGCtcacttttaaatttgattCTTAACTGctttattttaagcacaaaatcACCCGCCTCTAATTTTGGCTTCATAATTTCAAATCTAAAACGAGTTTCAAATATtctacaatttttacttttacttcataaaattgtatatgaaagtataaaataaaactaaacttTGCTTTGAAGAGAATATATTTCAcaagcaagcaacaacaaaagcgtcAAGAACACTGTTGACATAAATTAGTTAACTGCGAAATACGCCAAAaaggaaaatagtaaaaaaataaaaataataaaaaaaagatgcAAAAATCTAGAGCAAAGAAGGCGTTGTCTCGCTACAAAAGCTGGTAACAGTGCGACAATGaagataacaaaaacaacgacagTAATAAGAGCTTTCAGTTGTCAAGTCAACGAGCAGCTGATGGCAAACGGCGATGACACATATTTTGAcactaataaaaataacaacaaaacaaaaagcgaATTCACACACTCATAATCACAGATAGACAGCATGCGGCCATTGAATTATAAACGAAGcgggaaaaataatatttttgttttatttagttgCTATTTCTGGGATGGAAACTTAGCTTTTTGCAACTAGATCAGTTGAATTGAAGAAGCTAGTGtttctttgattttattaagtTGCAATATCTATATCTTTCAGCATCATTGTTCTGACCAATTCTTTCAAAGAAGGgctaaatcaaaattttaatttgattattttaaagcaaaaacttcTAGGAAGGAGTAAGAAAAACtaaacaatacaaaaaagttcaatttgcgttcttttatttgaataaatcaACAAACGAATTAGAAATGGTTGAATATAGTTCAATTCTCAGATGCTGTTTGCATGTATATTTGAATAGTAGACCAGAATAGCGGTAAAATAACAAAGTAGTAAATAAAACTGGTCATACTTTTATAAGCACACTGTACGAGTCTCTGTTTGCTAGagcgattttatttattttgatgtcCAAAATGTTTCCCTAAAATGAGGAAAagattcaaaattcaaatagcttcaagttttaattattttagtgtTGGCAAGTTTAGTCTTTACTTAAAgctttaaacgagtttttttAGAAAACACTTTTTTCGTTCGTCGTTGCGATCGTCTCGCCTTCTCAAGTTCTAATCAATCCATTTATTCAAATaaaccgaaaattttaaatttttcattttaaaaaaagtcgaaaaagttAAGGAATTTGTCTGTACGTCTGACCGTTTATCATTTTGTCTACTTGTTTAGTATATATAGTCTATATGTGAATTAGGGCATCAGTCTTAGGAATACCGatcgaaaattttgcaaacaagtTTTTCTCGtcaataagctgctcatttgtcggaaacaTCAATagcggaccactatagcatgtaactgtcatacaaactgaaagatcggaatTAATAGaattatagaaaactttttcattagaTGAAATATCttctaaaaatgtatgtaaagaaTCTTTTTATTTGCGAAGAGTATTATGGATTCAAAGCAATCGGAATTATTGTTAACGAAGGACGTAATCGGGCTACTGCAATGacattaaggggtcagtagggtaatctttaaaaaaataatttgttttttgcattttctgttcctttatacccttagaattaatgtagaaacccactttaccattggaaggtttcgaaaaaggcccgaaaataaaaataccgctCGACggtcggagcgctcggagtgttCACTTccagattcataattttttataatttattgacaatgttatgacaaaatttatgtaaaaaaatatagaaaaaaatgagaaaaaaatcgttaattactttttttatttctcaacattttttcacgattctagtagggacgataaccattctcTTCTCTTCCATcacttttaagaaaaaaagtcaaaaaaaaaaaaattgtaaaatgtcaaaaaaacaggccagattaccctagtGGCCCCTTAAATGGACTAAACACTACataaactaagataaaaaaacgTAATTAGGGAAATTGCAGTAGCAagggacaaaaaattttgaaataatggGAGTGGCCATCTAACCCAAATTCACTGAAGACAAATCTTATAATAGCTACGGCACAatagaaattaatgaaatcagaTGAAAACCCCGCCCTCTCCCTATATAACATTTTTCCTGGAAACTAACAGCGCGATAACTAAACACGTCAGAGACACTACATTTTACACCCGAGATCCTATGGGAGGGCTAAGGAGACGAGCCTGACATCGCTCACATTAAAACCCCATATCTCAGGACCAACTACACCGATATCGCCAAATttgatatataatattatcttgACTTTCTTATGTTTCCCgtgcgaaaatgagcgaaatgaTACAACTAAACCCACTTCCCACTTAACACGAACATTTTGTCAGAAAAATCGATGAATCAGTGAGATACTATGTTATTGAAATTAGGAGCAAATCATTTCCTGATAACCATGCCTGTTTgtaaaaaatgggttgaatcggatgaAGGCTTCTTTTAGCCGCTATTTACCTAATACaatgatttttgaacttccgatTTACTTTATATTGCATATGTGTAAGACGGTACAAAAGATCACAGGTTGCAGTGCAAAAGCTCAATTCATTTCTTCGCCCAATTTTTTATCTTAGAGAAAACGAGAGAGAGTGTTTTACcaatatcaatatatatttatgccatATATTGGTTATGGTAAGTGaaccttaatgaaactcagtgAGATTATTATTCATATGttgcatgttaatagtatgtgctatttctaaaaagaaataaaatcagGTCAATACATCCCTTATACACCATTTccttaatatatagtacatttttcaaactttcggTTGGTTGTACATGCGAATTAACCCCACATACAGTGATTTTCGTTATTCTGAAGAACATTTCGTTCAGTAcgttatttgtatatttataaaatttcttgaaaatagttGGGCAATGTCCCGTCTCTTCTCATTCCCTAAATAgagcatatatagtatattgattTCCGACTTTTTACTTGATATTAAACAGTACAGGATGGTGACAATGTGTGACATTTTAATGTAAGTTTCCTTCAAAATTATTGCTgctaaatataaggttgtcaaatataACCTTTCCGCTTTGCTCCTTAtccaatgttttataaaaagtgttacagtgatcggatttagttcaaatatctattccatctagacggcaacttcataatacccctctctagcggatttgcctttaacgaagaaaaactttaaaatagtgtgaatttcggcgttagtgaactccatgtttacacgtttATAACCATCATGTATAACATTCCCAGATatgagctctgtagcgctttatacatagccacgaaattcaaaagacaaaaaggcggaagggagatatttggcAATCTAATACAAAGCACTTCGATCCTCTGGCTGTCATTTTCCATATCCACTCCACATCTAAAATATAACCTTTTGATTGTTGTGTAAATTTCGTTGATCGGGTTACAATATATTAGTAAAACTAAGTGCGTGCAAGACCTTCAATATAAGTTAGTAAGATACAAAATAACCATTAAGGGGCTATACGGGTTTcttccaacaacaatttttttcgagaaaaacgcgtttaaagacggtgcACTTTGCCTAGCTAACCTCGAATGCACTAGTTcttaaggctgtatctccgaaactattactcggatcaacttgaaaatttagaacaatattctagaggtttTGTAGaatataagataataaaaaaattatattacttgcaacccgtaaacccatgtaaccccttaacgaTGTCGACGTCGAATAATGAATGACAAATTATttcgcaacttttttttaatataaaattttttcaacagcTGAAGATGGCTTTGATcgaagttgcaagaatataaaattttcaattataccTAAAGTTAGCACTcccaaaaagtaaaacaaatatatcAATTATATTTGCTTATTCATAAACCAAAAATGCTCGAAATTCGGGGGACTCTAGATTAGAATACCTCAATTCATCTCATTACGGTAAAGACTTCGTCTTAAATCTCAGTTAAATTACCGCAAGTTCAATCTCATGAAAGCATTAttattcgcatatttacaataataataaaaaaaaaaacttttgttattttactttgagaacaaaatatataattgtagaaacaattaaaaagttcaaaataattttcacaccCATTGACAAGACTATATGATTAAATCCCTTTCGTGTGATTTACAATGCAAAATGGAAAATGTAATTCACAGAAGCTCAACAACTATAACGCccacttaaaatttatttatagttatAATTATTTGCTTAATTGCACATTTTGTTCATAATTCGACAATAAAGCAGTAGATAATTCATACGAAGCTAACCACAAGTAtgtgatttaaaacaacttaatTGAGACAAAACATGATTTAATGACCTGTTAAACAATCAGAGCTGCCAAcgaaaaaagtgaaagcatttCTCAAAAAAGGTAGAGGTGTTTAAAAATCAAACGACGCATTTAATCTACATTGTGATTTGTCAGTTATCGCCTATTGAAAGTTTTGCGACGAAGTACTCAATCGCTTATCTGCTCCAGACCATAGCTGATGCTGTTTTTATGACCTAATGGGTTTTTCGCTGATAGCGGAGGAGATAACGTTAGTGCGAGAGTTACTTCTATCGCATTACGATCATATGCTTGATTATATTCTGAATCAAGATCATATTTAGACTGGGACTAGAACTatttgggtattattattaaatgGGCGATACATGTTTAGGCATTTGGAACCAgcaatttaataacaattatttttgaGTACCCTAGTTTTCTGGGTAAATGAAGGTGATTAAAAAGCTTAACTTTGAAATTCTCTCCTCCTTTAATTACATCCCTGAAAACTTGGATCTAATGTCACAGAGGCTGCTCATGATAGCTGTTTTCTACTCCCATACCTACAAGAGATATGTAGGCGGGGAGAAGTCGCTGGAGAAGATGCGCATTCAGCTTTTCGGAGCTAGGATGGAAAGTTGGTGGGGAAGTCTTCTGTTAGCAGCTCTACCTCAAACTTAACTTTAAGCTACCGCATCATTGTAGTAATTTTAGGCAGAAGTGACTGCGATTAAAGTATCCTTAgacagcagagcggcgataTTAGCGTGGAGCTGGCAAACTGTGCGACCGCAAGATCCTTTTACACTAGACACTAGTATAGAACACTCTTCTGAACTACTTGTCCTTAGTAAAGTTCCTCATAGACACTTTTTCCTCAATTGTTGAGCCCTTGCAAGACCGAAATCGAAATACCTCAGTAGTCGTGCATTCGGCGAATCAGGTGGCATAGCATGGCCATCTCATCCATTCTTGATGGGTTCGAAGCTCTTTTTGGATTTACAAAATAAGGAGTTCTTTGATCAATTTTATAGGAGTACTGGGTAACGGATGATTGCTATAAGCTGTCCGAGTGAGATTCCTATTAGAATCCACAATTTAACCTATCCTTTGCCGGGTTTTCCAAAAACTTAAAACTGTAGAGTAATTTCTTTCGTGAAACAAGTAGTGCTACGCGAATAAGCTAAGAAggcttagttaaaaaaattcattgatgaacaaatttgtgtttttggAAACCAGTAAATATCTCTTAAAAACTAACTTGCGGACAGGAAGGTGTACTACTAAACTTGctacatttaataaataattacttttataaatttaatagccACATTTACATAACATATCAGGATGATATACTGTGTAGCTGTTGTTTAGTAATTTTAGAGAGGACTTGTTAGAAAATGGACTAATTCAGAAAATAGAACATCGCTATGTAATTTCTTTGGAGTCTCCAGATGTATACCACAATTACGAAAAATTATGAGACAAAACCTCCTATTCTCCTTTTTTCTAAATGGTAAAAATCTATTCTAAAACCAGCGAAGTTAACTTTTAGTTTGACAACTTCATTtgcttatttcaaataataatcacAGAATGTCTCCAGAAAAAGATGATAAGGATAGCGCCGCGTCTTTCACTTTGATTAACATTCACTTCTCGTCACGCATTCGCCAAAATCGTTCAGCAAATATCCGGAATTGCACTGGCAGCCGGCGACGCATACTGCTGAGCAAGGTGTGGGCTCCGAAGGATTAGGATCATCACTGCATTTGGGCCGACAATCGATGCCGCATGGGGTATACTGTGCATTTGGGCCGCAAGCAATGCCTGAAAGCACACAAATACGTATTTAATTCTACACAGTGTGATATAACTATCCGACACTCACCTGGACCCTCTGGTTGTGCTATTGACATAGCCACAAAGGATGCACAAACTATGAGGAAAATAAAGCAGATATTGTTGCGCATATTGAAAGTCTGAAGTATATAGAAATCACGTTCGAAAAGCTAAGTAATACTACTTTTACTGCGGTGGTGAGGTGGCTCTTTTATATT from Bactrocera tryoni isolate S06 chromosome 3, CSIRO_BtryS06_freeze2, whole genome shotgun sequence harbors:
- the LOC120770268 gene encoding chymotrypsin inhibitor-like, yielding MRNNICFIFLIVCASFVAMSIAQPEGPGIACGPNAQYTPCGIDCRPKCSDDPNPSEPTPCSAVCVAGCQCNSGYLLNDFGECVTRSEC